A stretch of the Malus domestica chromosome 08, GDT2T_hap1 genome encodes the following:
- the LOC139198083 gene encoding uncharacterized protein: MPKGEVCYVGWEYRGCTILNDDVMMPANLVPLDIVDFDVILGMDWLHYNYAKLDCYQKIVTFHRPGMPIVMFVGKRSGLKHGVISAMRVKWLLRKGCQGYLAHVVATEGTSARVEDFRVVRHFPVVFPNDLPGRLLDLEAEFTIDLIPGTDPISQTLYRMAPVELRELKTQLQELVEKWLTNALTSFMNLMNQVFCSYLDRFVIIFINDILLKYCLTHAPVLTLLVDNGNFEIYNDAFLNGLGCMLMKHGNVIAYASWKLKRHEMNYPTHNLELAVIRTCMELINDYNCTIEYHPSRVNTVADTLSRKSHGRLNALYACCVPLLIDLRSTKAALEGDQHRALLANFQVRLVLLDQVLKAQMNDSESHELKQVVLDGKMGDLKIQMPDGMLVQGDQMYVPNVEELKKEILDEAHISAYAMYPGSIKIYHTI, translated from the exons ATGCCTAAGGGTGAAGTTTGTTATGTTGGTTGGGAGTATCGAGGATGTACCATTCTTAACGATGATGTCATGATGCCAGCCAATCTTGTTCCTTTAGATATTGTTGACTTTGATGTTATCTTGGGCATGGATTGGTTACATTACAATTATGCTAAGTTGGATTGTTATCAGAAGATTGTTACCTTTCATCGACCGGGCATGCCTATTGTCATGTTTGTTGGTAAACGTAGCGGTCTGAAACATGGAGTTATCTCTGCCATGAGGGTAAAATGGTTGTTGAGGAAGGGTTGTCAAGGCTACTTAGCTCATGTAGTGGCAACTGAAGGGACTTCTGCTCGTGTGGAAGACTTTCGAGTAGTCAGACACTTTCCTGTTGTTTTTCCCAATGATTTACCTGGCAGACTACTAGATCTTGAAGCGGAGTTCACTATCGACCTAATTCCAGGTACCGATCCCATTTCTCAAACTCTCTATCGCATGGCTCCTGTTGAGTTAAGAGAATTAAAAACCCAATTGCAAGAACTTGTTGAAAAATG gTTAACTAATGCTCTAACATCCTTTATGAACTTGATGAATCAGGTATTCTGTTCGTACCTTGACAGGTTCGTAATCATCTTCATCAACGACATTCTG TTGAAGTACTGTCTCACTCATGCGCCTGTCTTGACACTTCTGGTTGACAATGGGAATTTCGAGATCTACAATGACGCCTTTCTGAATGGTTTGGGCTGCATGTTGATGAAACATGGAAATGTGATTGCGTATGCTTCATGGAAGTTAAAGCGCcatgagatgaattatcctactcataaTCTCGAATTGGCAGTtatt CGTACATGTATGGAGTTGATCAATGATTATAactgcactattgagtatcacCCTAGTCGTGTGAATACTGTAGCTGATACTCTCAGCAGGAAATCTCACGGCCGACTTAATGCTCTTTATGCATGTTGTGTTCCTCTTCTCATTGACCTAAGGTCTACTAAAGCGGCCTTAGAAGGTGATCAACATAGAGCTCTACTTGCCAACTTTCAAGTCAGGCTAGTTTTGTTAGATCAGGTTCTTAAGGCCCAGATGAACGACTCAGAATCGCATGAGTTAAAACAGGTAGTGTTGGATGGAAAAATGGGAGATCTCAAGATTCAAATGCCTGATGGTATGCTTGTGCAAGGCGATCAGATGTATGTACCAAATGTGGAAGAactgaagaaagaaatactcGATGAGGCGCATATTTCGGCTTATGCTATGTATCCCGGAAGTATTAAGATATATCATACTATCTGA